Proteins encoded within one genomic window of Tachysurus vachellii isolate PV-2020 chromosome 16, HZAU_Pvac_v1, whole genome shotgun sequence:
- the tspan9b gene encoding tetraspanin-9 isoform X1 — protein MERCESGVAVAVQPSPSLDSAELEFAQAAHRGHRLAVGAFYGSRRSKVQTQPSPEESVEGTAATCEKPARQSGRACGGKFLVFYLDLSFVFLLELEKLRMARGCLCCVKYMMFLFNLLFWLSGCGLLGVGIWLSMSQGSFATFSPSFPSLSAANLVIILGSIVMVTGFLGCMGAIKENKCLLLSFFIFLLIILLAELILLILFFVYTDKVSENAQQDLKEGLQLYNTDNNIGLRNAWNIIQSEWQCCGVSGHTDWHDALPDKTVPDRCCQEHYKECGRNSSNVFWSQGCYEKVVDWLDDNKHLLGTIAMCVLVIQLLGMAFSMTLYQQIHRVGKKYNA, from the exons ATGGAGCGCTGTGAGAGTGGCGTGGCTGTGGCCGTACAGCCCAGTCCGTCCTTGGACAGCGCCGAGCTGGAGTTTGCCCAGGCTGCTCACCGCGGGCACCGACTGGCTGTGGGCGCCTTCTACGGCTCTCGCCGCTCCAAGGTCCAGACTCAGCCGAGTCCAGAGGAAAGCGTAGAGGGAACGGCGGCAACATGCGAGAAGCCAGCGCGGCAGAGTGGGAGGGCATGTGGAGGGAAGTTTCTGGTCTTTTATCTGGACTTGTCCTTTGTTTTCTTGTTAGAATTGGAGAAGCTGAGGATGGCTCGCGGGTGCCTGTGCTGTGTCAAATACATGATGTTCCTCTTCAACCTGCTCTTCTGG ttatCAGGCTGTGGTTTACTGGGAGTAGGGATCTGGCTCTCCATGTCTCAGGGGAGCTTCGCCACattctctccctccttcccctctctctcggCCGCCAATCTGGTCATCATCCTGGGCTCCATTGTCATGGTGACGGGCTTCCTGGGTTGTATGGGTGCCATCAAGGAGAACAAGTGCCTGTTGctgagt TTCTTCATTTTCCTGTTGATAATTCTGCTGGCAGAGTTGattctcctcatcctcttcttTGTGTATACAGATAAG GTGAGTGAGAATGCACAGCAGGACCTGAAGGAGGGTCTGCAACTGTACAACACTGACAACAACATCGGACTGCGCAACGCATGGAACATCATCCagtctgag tGGCAGTGTTGTGGTGTAAGTGGGCACACAGATTGGCACGATGCCCTTCCTGATAAGACGGTCCCAGACCGCTGTTGTCAGGAGCATTATAAAGAATGTGGGCGCAATTCCAGTAATGTGTTCTGGTCTCAG GGCTGCTACGAGAAGGTGGTGGACTGGCTGGATGATAACAAACACCTGTTGGGCACCATCGCTATGTGTGTGCTGGTCATACAG CTCCTCGGCATGGCGTTCTCCATGACACTGTACCAGCAGATTCACAGAGTGGGGAAGAAGTACAATGCCTAA
- the tspan9b gene encoding tetraspanin-9 isoform X2, producing MARGCLCCVKYMMFLFNLLFWLSGCGLLGVGIWLSMSQGSFATFSPSFPSLSAANLVIILGSIVMVTGFLGCMGAIKENKCLLLSFFIFLLIILLAELILLILFFVYTDKVSENAQQDLKEGLQLYNTDNNIGLRNAWNIIQSEWQCCGVSGHTDWHDALPDKTVPDRCCQEHYKECGRNSSNVFWSQGCYEKVVDWLDDNKHLLGTIAMCVLVIQLLGMAFSMTLYQQIHRVGKKYNA from the exons ATGGCTCGCGGGTGCCTGTGCTGTGTCAAATACATGATGTTCCTCTTCAACCTGCTCTTCTGG ttatCAGGCTGTGGTTTACTGGGAGTAGGGATCTGGCTCTCCATGTCTCAGGGGAGCTTCGCCACattctctccctccttcccctctctctcggCCGCCAATCTGGTCATCATCCTGGGCTCCATTGTCATGGTGACGGGCTTCCTGGGTTGTATGGGTGCCATCAAGGAGAACAAGTGCCTGTTGctgagt TTCTTCATTTTCCTGTTGATAATTCTGCTGGCAGAGTTGattctcctcatcctcttcttTGTGTATACAGATAAG GTGAGTGAGAATGCACAGCAGGACCTGAAGGAGGGTCTGCAACTGTACAACACTGACAACAACATCGGACTGCGCAACGCATGGAACATCATCCagtctgag tGGCAGTGTTGTGGTGTAAGTGGGCACACAGATTGGCACGATGCCCTTCCTGATAAGACGGTCCCAGACCGCTGTTGTCAGGAGCATTATAAAGAATGTGGGCGCAATTCCAGTAATGTGTTCTGGTCTCAG GGCTGCTACGAGAAGGTGGTGGACTGGCTGGATGATAACAAACACCTGTTGGGCACCATCGCTATGTGTGTGCTGGTCATACAG CTCCTCGGCATGGCGTTCTCCATGACACTGTACCAGCAGATTCACAGAGTGGGGAAGAAGTACAATGCCTAA
- the elapor2b gene encoding UPF0577 protein KIAA1324-like homolog, whose product MEKSTRRATWCRLARCVSVLVLCARASANLPPCREGEYYFEYTECDSTGSRWRVAIPHQQGSCSGLPEPVRGTDCTFSCEAGEFLEMSTQQCTACAAGSYSLGSGVRFDQWDSIPAGFSSLATYMEPEGAADETLSCNNSTWTPQGTHLESNRDECTVSLVYAVHLMKQGSVSFDYQYVDNNIFFEFFIQNDQCQEMDQSADQKWIKITSNGEWGTHTVNLKSGTNILYWRTTGILLGGKPVKPVLLKNIQIEGVAYTSECFLCRPGTFSKAPGLSFCDLCPRNTYSSKGASSCTPCPETQYSEEGWAECKEKPPCSEKDYFQIHTACDSTGKTHLLYRWVEPKVCVEDVARAVTLPPSGEKEDCPPCNPGFYTHNSSTCLPCPPGTYSNGTTECQACPAGTEPSLGYEFKWWNVLPSNMKTSCFNVGNSKCDDMNGWEVAGDHIRSGIGGSDNDYLILTLRVPGFKLPTSVAGVTASEFGRITFVFETICSADCELYFMMDVNRKSTNVVESWEGTKSRRAYTHIMTKNASVSYTWAFQRTNKPLDVRRYVSDIAKIYSITITNALDGSASSCHACAMVSQESGSSCVPCPAGHFIDKDTNQCQECPPDTFLSGHHIYGQEACQPCGPGSKSNKEHSLCFSDCSFSHVDQNRTLTYDLSALSSVGSIMNGPSFTSKGTKYYHQFNISLCGAEGKKVAVCSDNVTDLSSKETQTESAAFNNYVETFICQSTIIPADGRGFRTAISSQSISLADTFLGATVESSLNGVSVRPEMFPETSQRLPDINFFYHSPQVTASCEHGRSAVITLHCNPEKGDRGELTVPSKCPAGTCDGCTFHFLWESSSACPICTKADYHSIEGACKGGNQEILYVWNEPKMCTKGVSLPDKSSSACEAVPLWLKVGIGGGAFIAVLLISLTCYFWKKNKRLEYKYSRLVMSANKECELPAADSCALAEGEGEENEDDVVYSNTPTLLGKLKAIASKGEGTSSESVQLKSSQAERWVWS is encoded by the exons GGTGAGTACTACTTTGAGTACACAGAGTGTGACAGTACAGGTTCACGCTGGAGAGTAGCCATTCCTCATCAACAGGGAAGCTGCAGTGGGCTACCAGAGCCTGTCAGAGGCACAGACTGCA CGTTTTCCTGTGAAGCGGGAGAGTTTTTAGAGATGTCTACACAGCAGTGTACCGCCTGTGCAGCTGGCTCATATTCGCTAGGCAGTGGCGTCCGTTTTGACCAATGGGACTCCATTCCTGCTGGTTTCAGCAGCTTAGCCACCTATATGGAGCCTGAAGGAGCCGCAGATGAAACTCTGTCTTGCAACAA ttccACATGGACACCTCAGGGTACTCACTTAGAGTCGAATCGGGACGAATGCACGGTTTCGCTTGTGTATGCAGTTCATCTGATGAAACAGGGCTCCGTCTCATTCGACTACCAATATGTAGACAACAACATCTTCTTCGAATTCTTT ATTCAGAATGATCAGTGCCAGGAAATGGACCAATCAGCAGACCAGAAATGGATCAAAATCACGTCTAACGGTGAATGGGGAACACACACG GTGAACCTGAAGTCAGGCACTAATATCTTGTACTGGAGGACAACTGGGATTCTCCTGGGAGGAAAACCTGTGAAGCCTGTCCTGCTGAAAAACATACAAATTGAAG GTGTTGCGTATACGTCTGAGTGTTTCCTGTGCAGACCAGGCACCTTCAGCAAAGCTCCAGGCTTGTCCTTCTGTGATCTCTGTCCCAGAAACACCTACTCAAGTAAAGGAGCTAGCTCATGTACCCCGTGCCCAGAGACACAGTActccg AGGAAGGCTGGGCAGAATGTAAGGAAAAGCCTCCATGCTCAGAGAAAGATTACTTCCAGATCCACACTGCATGTGACTCCACTGGCAAA ACGCACTTGCTGTATCGATGGGTTGAGCCCaaggtgtgtgtggaggatgTGGCTAGAGCGGTCACTCTGCCCCCTTCAGGAGAAAAGGAAGATTGTCCGCCATGCAATCCAGGCTTTTATACACACAATTCATCCACATGCCTTCCCTGTCCACCTGGGACATACTCCAATGGCACCAcag AATGCCAGGCATGTCCTGCAGGAACAGAGCCCTCATTAGGATATGAGTTTAAATGGTGGAATGTTTTACCCAGCAACATGAAGACATCCTGTTTCAATGTGGGCAACTCAAAATGCGACGACATGAACG gcTGGGAGGTCGCCGGGGACCACATTCGCAGTGGAATTGGAGGCTCTGATAATGATTATCTCATTCTCACGCTACGAGTGCCTGGATTTAA ACTTCCAACATCTGTAGCTGGAGTCACAGCCAGCGAGTTTGGTCGAATCACGTTTGTCTTTGAGACGATCTGCAGTGCAGACTGTGAACTCTATTTTATGATG GATGTAAACAGGAAGAGCACAAACGTGGTGGAGTCGTGGGAAGGCACCAAAAGCAGACGagcgtacacacacatcatgactAAAAACGCATCTGTGTCTTACACTTGGGCCTTCCAGCGTACCAACAAGCCCTTAGAT gtccgGCGCTATGTGAGTGACATTGCAAAGATCTACTCCATCACCATCACGAACGCACTGGACGGCTCGGCCTCGTCCTGCCATGCCTGCGCCATGGTGAGTCAGGAGAGCGGCTCGTCCTGTGTCCCCTGTCCCGCTGGACACTTCATAGACAAAGACACCAACCAGTGTCAGGAGTGTCCACCAGACACCTTCCTCTCTGGACATCACATCTACGGACAAGAGGCCTGCCAGCCATGTGGCCCAGGCAGTAAGAgcaacaag GAGCACTCCTTGTGCTTCAGCGACTGCTCCTTCTCCCATGTGGATCAGAACCGAACGCTGACCTACGACCTCAGTGCCTTAAGCTCAGTGGGGTCCATCATGAATGGACCGAGTTTTACTTCTAAGGGAACAAAATACTATCATCAGTTCAACATCAGCCTGTGTGGtgcagag GGGAAGAAGGTGGCTGTGTGCTCAGACAACGTGACAGATCTTTCCAGCAAAGAAACCCAGACTGAATCAGCTGCCTTCAACAATTATGTGGAGACTTTCATCTGCCAATCAACCATCATCCCAGCAGATGGGCGGGGCTTCAGGACGGCCATCTCCTCCCAGTCTATCAGTCTAGCTGATACCTTCCTAG GAGCTACTGTTGAAAGTTCTCTAAACGGAGTCAGCGTTAGACCAGAAATGTTTCCTGAAACTTCTCAAAGACTTCCAGATATCAACTTCTTCTATCA TTCTCCGCAGGTGACGGCGTCCTGTGAACACGGCCGCAGTGCCGTCATTACGCTGCATTGTAACCCTGAGAAAGGAGATCGTGGAGAGCTTACTGTACCAag TAAGTGTCCTGCAGGTACGTGTGATGGCTGTACATTCCATTTCCTGTGGGAAAGTTCAAGTGCGTGTCCCATTTGCACTAAAGCAGACTACCACTCAATAGAGGGAGCGTGCAAGGGAGGCAATCAG GAAATCCTGTACGTATGGAACGAGCCGAAGATGTGCACGAAAGGGGTGTCACTCCCTGATAAAAGCTCCAGTGCCTGTGAAGCGGTCCCACTGTGGCTGAAGGTTGGAATAGGGGGCGGGGCATTCATAGCCGTCCTCCTCATCTCCTTGACGTGTTACTTCTGGAAGAAAAACAAGAG GTTGGAGTATAAGTATTCACGTCTCGTGATGTCAGCCAACAAGGAGTGTGAGCTGCCAGCAGCAGACAGCTGTGCTCTGGcggaaggagagggagaggagaacGAGGACGATGTTGTTTATTCAAACACTCCAACACTGCTCGGGAAACTGAAAGCTATCGCTAGCAAG GGAGAAGGAACGAGCAGCGAATCAGTGCAGCTGAAATCGTCTCAGGCAGAAAGATGGGTCTGGAGTTAA